The following nucleotide sequence is from Oncorhynchus clarkii lewisi isolate Uvic-CL-2024 chromosome 6, UVic_Ocla_1.0, whole genome shotgun sequence.
GGAGTACTGAGAGGTTAGCTCTCTGACGGAGTACTGAGAGGGTAGCTCCCCGACAGAGTACTGAGAGGGTAGCTCCGTGACGGAGTAGTGAGTGGGTAGCCGCCCGATTGGAGTAGTGAGAGGGTAGCTCCCTGACGGAGTAGTGAGAGGGTAGCTCCCTGATAGAGTACTGAGAGGGTAGCTCCCTGACAGAGTACTGAGAGGGTAGCTCCCTGACGGAGTACTGAGAGGGTAGCTCCCTGACGGAGTAGTGAGAGGGTAGCTTCCTGACGGAGTACTGAGAGGCTAGCTCCCTGATGGAGTACTGAGAGGTTAGCTCCCTGATGGAGTACTGAGAGGGTAGCTCCCTGAGGGAGTACTGAGAGGGTAGCTCCCTGATGGAGTATTGAGAGGGTAGCTCCCTGAGGGAGTACTGAGAGGGTAGCTCCCTGATAGAGTACTGAGAGGGTAGCTCCCTGACAGAGTACTGAGAGGTTAGCTCCCTGATGGAGTACTGAGAGGTTAGCTCCCTGATAGAGTACTGAGAGGGTAGCTCCCTGACCAGAGTACTGAGAGGTTAGCTCCCTGACCAGAGTACTGAGAGGTTAGCTCCCTGACGGAGTACTGAGAGGTTAGCTCCCTAACGGAGTAGTGAGAGGGTAGCTCCCTGATAGAGTACTGAGAGGTTAGCTCCCTGACGGAGTACTGAGAGGTTAGCTCCCTAACGGAGTAGTGAGAGGGTAGCTCCCTGATAGAGTACTGAGAGGTTAGCTCCCTGACGGAGTACTGAGAGGGTAGCTCCCTGATAGAGTACTGAGAGGTTAGCTCCCTGATGGAGTACTGAGAGGTTAGCTCCCTGATGGAGTACTGAGAGGGTAGCTCCCTGATAGAGTACTGAGAGGGTAGCTCCCTGACAGAGTACTGAGAGGTTAGCTCCCTGATGGAGTACGGAGAGGTTAGCTCCCTGATGGAGTACTGAGAGGGTAGCTCCCTGAGGGAGTACTGAGAGGGTAGCTCCCTGACAGAGTACTGAGAGGTTAGCTCCCTGACGGAGTACTGAGAGGTTAGCTCCCTGACCAGAGTACTGAGAGGGTAGCTCCCTGACAGAGTACTGAGAGGTTAGCTCCCTGATGGAGTACTGAGAGGGTAGCTCCCTGACGGAGTACTGAGAGGGTAGCTCCCTGACGGAGTACTGAGAGGGTAGCTCCCTGAGGGAGTACTGAGAGGGTACCTCCCTGATGGAGTACTGAGAGGGTACCTCCCTGATGGAGTACTGAGAGGGTAGCTCCCTGACGGAGTATTGCCATCCAGACCACCACTGAAACATGAATACACTACAAACTCAGCCTGCCAACCACCATTAGGCTGAACCCTGATACTGTGCTATTGGACAGGCAGATGGAAGTGGAGGAAATATACATTTTTAGCTGAATTGTGAAACTGATATTAAATTGCAGATATTGTtgttgattttgtgtgtgtgtgtgtgtgtgtgtgtgtgtgtgtgtgtgtgtgtgtgtgtgtgtgtgtgtgtgtgtgtgtgtgtgtgtgtgtgtgtgtgtgtgtgtgtgtgcgcatggtgCAACTGTTTTAGAGAGAAAGGCTTTCTGAGTCGATGTTGATGGTTTACTGTTTGTAGCTCAGTGAGTTCTTCAGTTCATATTGCTTCAAAATGGAGGCATCCTCACAATCCAATGGGTCTTGTGAACCGAGGAAGTCAGGTCCTCTTTACTGTTCACCTAAACCCcaaccctgtcctgtcctgtcctgtcctgtcctgtcctgctctgggctgtcctgtcctgtcctgttctgggctgtcctgtcctgccctgctctgtcctgtcctgtcctgtctctgtcctgctctgggctgtcctgtcctgtcctgtcctgtcctgctctgctctgggctgtcctgtcctgtcctgtcccgctctgggctgtcctgtcctgtcctgtcctgccctgtcctgtcctgtcctgtgctgtCTGGTCCTGCTCtgggctgtcctgtcctgtcctgtcctgctctgggctgtcctgtcctgtcctgtcctgtcctgctctgggctgtcctgtcctgtcctgtcctgtcctgctctgggctgtcctgtcctgtcctgccctgtcctgctctgggctgtcctgtcctgtcctgtcctgtcctgtcccgctctgggctgtcctgtcctgtcctgccctgtcctgtcctgtcctgtcctgtctctgtcctgctctgggctgtcctgtcctgtcctgccctgtcctgtcctgtcctgtcctgctctgctctgggctgtcctgtcctgtcctgtcctgtcccgcTCTGGGctgacctgtcctgtcctgccctgtcctgtcctgtcctgtgctgtCTGGTCCTGCTCtgggctgtcctgtcctgtcctgctctgggctgtcctgtcctgtcctgtcctgtcctgctctgggctgtcctgtcctgtcctgtcctgtcctgctctgggctgtcctgttctgtcctgtcctgtcctgtcccgcTCTgggctgtcctgtcctgccctgtcctgtcctgtcctgtcctgtctctgtcctgtcctgtcctgtcctgccctgtcctgccctgtcctgtcctgtcctgtcctgtcctgctctgggctgtcctgtcctgtcctgtcctgtcctgccctgtcctgtcctgccctgtcctgtcctgtcctgtcctgttttgTCCTGCTCtgggctgtcctgtcctgtcctgtcctgtcctgctctgggctgtcctgtcctgtcctgtcctgtcctgctttgggctgtcctgtcctgtcctgtcctgtcctgtcctgctctgggctgtcctgtcctgtcctgtcctgtcctgctctgggctgtcctgtcctgtcctgtcctgtcctgtcctgctctgggctgtcctgtcctgtcctgtcctgctctgggctgtcctgtcctgtcctgtcctgtcctgtcccgctctgggctgtcctgtcctgtcctgccctgtcctgtcctgtcctgtgctgtCTGGTCCTGCTCtgggctgtcctgtcctgtcctgtcctgtcctgctctgggctgtcctgtcctgtcctgtcctgtcctgctctgggctgtcctgtcctgtcctgccctgtcctgtcctgtcctgtcctgtcctgctctgggctgtcctgtcctgtcctgctctggGCTTACAAGGACTCTTTCTTTAacgtttgagtcatttagcagacggtcctatccagagagacttacagttagtgcctTCATCTTAAGACAGCTATGTGGGAAAACTAAATGTCACAGGAAGTACATTTCCCTcagtaaagtagctatcagcaaagtcagagccaGACTTAGTTcacaaaatgatttttttttatatggTTGGGGTGAGAAGGGGGTGCTTGGgtattatttaagatactctttgaacaGGTAGGTAGCTACCATTTGAAGAGGGAGATACCATTTGAAGAGGGCGATACCATTTGAAGAGGGCCATACCATTTGAAGAGGGCGATACCATTTGAAGAGGGAGATACCATTTGAAAAggaagggtttcagatgttttcggaagatgggaagggactctgctgtcctagcttcatgAGGATGCTGATTCCACCTttgggatgccaggacagagaagagtttgGGCTGGGCTGAGGGGGAGCTGGTtcaccaggacagagaagagcttggactgggctga
It contains:
- the LOC139412482 gene encoding putative uncharacterized protein ENSP00000383309, with the protein product MFQWWSGWQYSVRELPSQYSIREVPSQYSIREVPSQYSLRELPSQYSVRELPSQYSVRELPSQYSIRELTSQYSVRELPSQELPSQYSIRELTSPYSIRELTSQYSVRELPSQYSIRELPSQYSIRELTSQYSIRELTSQYSIRELPSQYSVRELTSHTLVRELPSQYSIRELTSQYSIRELTSQYSVRELPSQYSIRELPSQYSLRELPSQYSIRELPSQYSLRELPSQYSIRELTSQYSIRELASQYSVRKLPSHYSVRELPSQYSVRELPSQYSVRELPSQYSIRELPSHYSVRELPSHYSNRAATHSLLRHGATLSVLCRGATLSVLRQRANLSVLRQRATLSVLWSGCSHSEEAQGHTNTQSVTLPPTKATSSIWDKTLNLLQQSFSDFPYSRIVGKKNLTKRSNWQSHEQHTCDKVSTEQVAGT